Proteins from a single region of Pungitius pungitius chromosome 4, fPunPun2.1, whole genome shotgun sequence:
- the cart3 gene encoding cocaine- and amphetamine-regulated transcript protein-like: MQTTTSRTLRGAPLCALLLLLSAASAARGMELESGEELSPRALRDFYPKGPNLTSEKQLLGALHEVLEKLQAKRLPSWEKKFGQVPTCDVGEQCAVRKGARIGKMCDCPRGAFCNFFLLKCL, encoded by the exons ATGCAGACCACCACCTCCAGGACGCTCCGCGGGGCGCCGCTCtgcgcgctgctgctgctgctctccgcaGCCTCCGCAGCCCGAGGGATGGAGCTGGAGTCCGGGGAGGAGCTGAGCCCCAGGGCCCTGCGGGACTTCTACCCCAAAGGTCCCAACCTGACGAGTGAGAAGCAGCTG CTCGGAGCTCTCCACGAAGTTCTGGAGAAGCTGCAAGCAAAACGACTCCCTTCGTGGGAAAAGAAATTCGGCCAAGTCCCCACG tgtGACGTCGGGGAGCAGTGCGCCGTGAGGAAGGGCGCTCGCATCGGGAAGATGTGCGACTGTCCCCGCGGAGCTTTCTGCAACTTCTTCCTGCTGAAGTGCTTATGA
- the tubgcp4 gene encoding gamma-tubulin complex component 4, which yields MIHELLLALSGYPGTIFTWNKRTGLQVSQDLPFLHPSETSVLNRLSKLGSDYIRFTEFIEQHTGHVHQQEHHTNQPNQTGLHGIYLRAFCTGLDSILQPYRQALLDLEQEFLGDPHLTISHVNYKLDQFQLLFPSVMVVVESIKLQKIHGCQILETVYKHSCGGLPPVRMALEKILAVCHGVMYKQLAAWMLHGLLLDQSEEFFVKQGPSAGGAAANQEEEEEDLGLGGLSGKQLRELQDLRLIEEENMLAPSLQQFSLRAEMLPSYVPIRVAEKILFVGESVQMFENHNHSPSRAGSILKHQEDMFATELHRLKQQPLFSLVDFENLIDRIRSTVAEHLWTLMVEESDLLEQLKIIKDFYLLGRGELYQVFIDLAQHMLKAPPTAVTEHDVNVAFQQAAHKVLLDDDSLLPLLHLTVDYQGKDSKEATGPRDGATPPQDTSPREAPPTGWAALGLTYKVQWPLHILFTPAILEKYNVVFRYLLSVRRVQSQLQHCWALQMQRKHLKSSQTDAVKWRLRNHMAFLIDNLQYYLQVDVLESQFSQLLQQINSTRDFESIRLAHDHFLSNLLAQSFILLKPVFHCLNEILELCQTFCSLVSQSVASLDERGAAQLDLLVKGFRRQSSLLFKILSSVRNHQINSDLAQLLLRLDYNKYYTQAGGTLGGI from the exons ATGATTCACGAGCTGCTGCTCGCGCTGAGTGGATACCCGGGGACGATTTTCACGTGGAACAAACGAACGGGTTTGCAG GTGTCCCAGGACCTGCCCTTTCTCCACCCCAGTGAGACCAGTGTCCTCAACCGCCTCTCCAAGTTGGGCTCAGATTACATTCGCTTCACAGAGTTCATTGAGCAACACACGGGCCATGTGCATCAACAG GAGCATCACACAAACCAGCCCAACCAGACGGGACTCCATGGGATTTACCTTCGTGCGTTCTGCACGGGGctggactccatcctgcagcCGTACAGACAGGCCCTGCTGGACCTCGAACAAGAG tttcTTGGAGATCCACATCTGACGATCTCTCATGTGAATTATAAGCTTGATCAG TTCCAGTTGCTGTTTCCgtctgtgatggtggtggtggagtcAATAAAATTGCAGAAG ATCCATGGCTGTCAGATCCTGGAGACGGTGTACAAGCACAGCTGTGGGGGGCTACCTCCTGTCCGCATGGCCTTAGAGaa GATTCTGGCCGTGTGTCACGGTGTGATGTACAAGCAGCTGGCGGCCTGGATGCTGCACGGCTTGCTGCTGGACCAAAGCGAGGAGTTCTTCGTGAAGCAGGGCCCCAGCGCGGGAGGAGCCGCCGccaaccaggaggaggaggaagaggacctgGGTCTGGGAGGCCTGAGTGGGAAGCAGCTCAGAGAACTGCAGGACCTG AGGCTGATCGAGGAGGAGAACATGCTGGCTCCGTCCCTGCAGCAGTTCTCCCTGCGAGCTGAGATGCTTCCCTCTTACGTCCCCATCAGGGTGGCAGAGAAGATCCTCTTCGTTGGAGAGTCCGTCCAGATGTTTGAGAACCACAACCACAGCCCGTCCAGAGCCG GCTCCATACTGAAGCACCAGGAGGACATGTTCGCCACCGAGCTGCACCGCCTCAAACAGCAGCCTCTCTTCAGCCTGGTGGACTTTGAGAACTTGATCGATCGGATCAGGAGCACAGTGGCAGAG CACCTCTGGACGCTGATGGTGGAGGAGTCAGATCTGCTGGAACAGCTCAAG ATCATTAAGGACTTCTACCTGCTGGGCCGAGGCGAGCTCTACCAGGTCTTCATCGACCTGGCGCAGCACATGTTGAAGGCGCCTCCCACGGCCGTCACTGAGCACG ACGTGAACGTGGCCTTCCAGCAGGCGGCTCACAAGGTGCTGCTGGACGACGACAGCCTGCTGCCCCTGCTGCACCTCACGGTGGACTACCAGGGCAAAGACAGCAAAG aGGCGACGGGACCCAGAGacggagccactcctccacaggACACCTCCCCTCGCGAGGCCCCGCCCACCGGCTGGGCGGCTCTCGGCCTCACCTACAAGGTGCAGTGGCCGCTGCACATCCTCTTCACTCCGGCCATCTTGGAGAA gtaCAACGTGGTGTTCAGGTACCTGCTGAGCGTGCGGCGGGTGCAGTCTCAGCTGCAGCACTGCTGGGCTCTGCAGATGCAGAGGAAGCACCTCAAGTCGAGCCAGACGGACGCCGTGAAGTGGAGGCTACGCAACCACATGGCGTTCCTCATCGACAACCTGCAGTACTACTTACAG GTGGACGTTCTGGAGTCTCAGTTCTCTCAGCTGCTTCAGCAGATCAACTCCACCAGAGACTTTGAGAGCATCCGATTGGCCCACGACCACTTCCTGAGTAACCTGCTGGCTCAGTCCTTCATCCTGCTGAAGCCG GTGTTCCACTGCCTCAATGAGATCCTGGAGCTGTGTCAGACCTTCTGCTCGCTGGTCAGTCAGAGCGTGGCGTCGCTGGACGAGAGGGGGGCCGCCCAGCTGGACCTCCTGGTCAAG GGCTTCAGGCGCCAGTCGTCCTTGCTGTTTAAAATCCTCTCGAGTGTCAGGAACCATCAGATAAACTCCGATCTGGCTCAGCTGTTGCTGCGACTGGACTACAACAAGTACTACACCCAGGCTGGAGGCACGCTCGGCGG AATTTAA
- the cdkn2aip gene encoding CDKN2A-interacting protein, with the protein MACETSEEDVVSEYLDQNPQLAQWVDTFRTYCESNKQWAARREFLLRNMEAFPTMEPGVPSSSLDKLLSLSMVWANHVFLGCSYPQAVMDKITEMGEGIVVKDAPMHKTTKDGILSRGKRGAMADGDADGAVKRSRCGANDRGQKSGPRPQAPAEHQPFFNRLYKAVAWKLVSAGGFGPNLDHYEILRSCVESCKETLTSVFVPLKDIAGLPAARTQKEGHVCEIRCRTVYMGTGYGRDEAAARAMASKEALKVFQGRKVTVKICRRRYKGKDVEDLMLLDEQPRNQGFPPALSFPFEAERREDGSS; encoded by the exons ATGGCGTGTGAGACGAGCGAAGAGGACGTTGTTTCGGAGTACCTGGACCAGAACCCGCAGCTCGCCCAATGGGTCGACACGTTCAGGACCTACTGTGAGAGCAACAAGCAGTGGGCTGCTCGGAGGGAGTTCCTCCTCAGGAACATGGAGGCTTTCCCCACGATGGAGCCCGGAgtccccagcagcagcctggaCAAGCTGCTCTCCCTGTCCATGGTCTGGGCCAACCACGTTTTCCTCGGCTGCAG ctatCCACAAGCTGTGATGGACAAGATCACGGAGATGGGTGAGGGGATAGTCGTGAAGGACGCCCCGATGCACAAAACCACAAAAGATGGAATCCTGTCCAGAGGAAAGCGGGGCGCGATGGCGG ACGGTGACGCCGACGGCGCTGTGAAAAGATCCAGATGTGGAGCCAACGATCGGGGTCAGAAATCCGGACCTCGGCCACAGGCTCCGGCGGAGCACCAGCCCTTCTTCAACCGCCTCTACAAGGCCGTGGCCTGGAAGCTGGTGTCGGCGGGGGGCTTCGGCCCCAACCTGGACCATTATGAAATACTTCGCAGCTGCGTGGAGTCGTGTAAAGAGACCCTGACCAGCGTGTTCGTGCCGCTGAAGGACATCGCCGGCCTCCCTGCCGCTCGCACGCAGAAGGAGGGCCACGTGTGCGAGATCCGCTGTCGGACCGTGTACATGGGGACGGGGTACGGGCGGGACGAGGCCGCCGCCAGGGCCATGGCTTCCAAAGAGGCCCTGAAGGTCTTCCAGGGCCGAAAAGTGACAGTAAAGATCTGCAGACGGAGGTACAAGGGGAAGGACGTGGAGGATCTGATGCTGCTGGACGAGCAGCCCCGGAATCAGGGCTTCCCTCCGGCTCTCAGCTTCCCCTTCGAGGCCGAGCGGCGGGAAGACGGCTCCTCGTAG